One window from the genome of Methyloradius palustris encodes:
- the ntrB gene encoding nitrate ABC transporter permease: protein MTTISLNQESVATLMQADDAKLESVIQASVKAEVKTPVPTTPKKPGMLALKSREFFQWIIPPMFGIGLLLVVWTVIAHQSPNLPGPVSTWHSAVQLFSHPFYDNGPNDKGIGWNIVASLERVGLGFGLAALVGIPMGFILGRFEFMSRMAAPIIGLLRPVSPLAWLPIGLLVFKMANPAAIWVIFISAIWPMIINTAVGVSKVPQDYMNVAKVLNLSEWKIVTKILFPFVLPYMMTGVRLSIGVAWLVIVAAEMLTGGVGIGFWVWDEWNNLNVEHIIIAIFVVGIVGFMLEFLLLSIAKRFSYE from the coding sequence ATGACTACTATTTCACTCAATCAAGAAAGTGTGGCAACGCTCATGCAAGCTGATGATGCAAAGCTTGAGTCTGTGATTCAAGCTTCCGTAAAAGCTGAAGTCAAGACTCCAGTGCCAACAACGCCTAAAAAACCAGGCATGCTGGCGCTAAAAAGCAGGGAGTTTTTTCAGTGGATTATTCCGCCAATGTTTGGCATCGGGCTCTTATTGGTTGTCTGGACGGTGATTGCGCACCAATCGCCCAATCTGCCTGGCCCAGTGTCTACATGGCATTCAGCAGTTCAATTGTTCAGCCATCCGTTTTATGACAATGGTCCTAATGACAAAGGCATAGGCTGGAATATCGTGGCCTCACTAGAGCGTGTTGGCCTAGGTTTTGGTCTCGCAGCGTTGGTCGGGATTCCCATGGGTTTCATCCTCGGCCGCTTTGAATTCATGTCTCGCATGGCAGCCCCGATTATTGGCCTGCTACGTCCAGTCTCGCCTTTAGCTTGGCTGCCGATTGGCCTGCTGGTATTCAAGATGGCTAACCCTGCGGCAATCTGGGTGATTTTCATTTCTGCCATCTGGCCGATGATTATCAATACCGCAGTTGGTGTAAGCAAGGTACCGCAAGACTATATGAATGTGGCCAAGGTGCTCAATCTCTCAGAATGGAAGATCGTGACCAAGATTCTGTTCCCTTTCGTATTGCCTTACATGATGACTGGTGTACGTCTTTCTATCGGTGTGGCCTGGCTGGTGATTGTGGCAGCTGAGATGCTCACAGGCGGCGTAGGCATTGGCTTCTGGGTGTGGGATGAATGGAACAACCTGAATGTTGAGCACATCATCATCGCCATTTTTGTAGTGGGTATTGTCGGCTTCATGCTTGAGTTCCTGCTGCTATCAATCGCTAAACGCTTTAGTTACGAATAA
- a CDS encoding LysR family transcriptional regulator, with product MIDIRQLKSLKAIAETGKLGTAAARVHLTQSALSHQIRAVEEDYQIKLFLRTAHGLRFTPAGERLLKLADLVLEATAQAERDLERLKASQSGELRIVLECHTCFDWLTPVMDSFRRAWPEIEIDLVAGFHSDPWRLLHEAKADFVIGGLPQNMQELHHAPLFEFEIMAVLAPDHPLHAKPYLQAKDFANETLITYPVPEERIDVIRHVLKPAEIAFKRRTSELTVAIMQLVASHRGIAALPSWGIQSYVEHEYVIEKAITKKGLWSRLYAVGKQETITQPYAQDLVKIIRETCLAKLAGIKLFNH from the coding sequence ATGATAGACATACGGCAACTTAAATCCCTCAAGGCAATCGCAGAAACTGGCAAGCTCGGTACTGCCGCTGCGCGCGTGCACCTCACGCAATCTGCGCTGTCGCATCAGATACGTGCAGTGGAAGAGGATTACCAGATCAAGCTATTCCTACGCACTGCTCATGGTCTGCGCTTCACACCAGCGGGTGAACGATTACTGAAGCTGGCTGATCTGGTGCTTGAAGCCACGGCACAGGCTGAGCGTGACTTGGAGCGTCTCAAAGCTAGTCAGTCTGGCGAGCTGCGTATCGTATTGGAATGCCATACTTGTTTTGATTGGCTGACGCCAGTGATGGATAGCTTTCGGCGAGCATGGCCCGAAATCGAGATTGATTTAGTCGCTGGCTTCCACAGCGACCCATGGCGTTTATTGCATGAAGCCAAAGCCGATTTTGTCATCGGCGGCTTGCCGCAAAACATGCAGGAGCTGCACCATGCGCCCCTGTTCGAATTTGAGATTATGGCAGTGCTGGCTCCAGATCATCCACTACATGCCAAGCCCTATCTGCAGGCCAAAGACTTTGCCAATGAAACCTTGATTACCTATCCAGTGCCAGAAGAACGTATTGATGTCATACGCCATGTATTGAAGCCCGCCGAGATTGCATTCAAACGACGCACGTCGGAACTGACTGTGGCCATCATGCAGCTTGTCGCCAGCCACCGAGGCATCGCTGCCTTGCCGAGCTGGGGTATACAAAGTTATGTGGAACATGAATATGTGATCGAAAAAGCCATCACTAAAAAAGGCCTGTGGTCCAGGCTCTACGCCGTTGGCAAGCAGGAAACCATCACCCAGCCATACGCACAGGATCTAGTGAAGATCATCCGCGAAACCTGTTTAGCTAAGCTGGCAGGGATCAAACTGTTCAATCATTAA
- the cobA gene encoding uroporphyrinogen-III C-methyltransferase, translated as MNKGKVYLIGAGPGDTELITIKAVNALALAQVVLIDDLVNRALLAYAPNARVIEVGKRGGCKSTPQHFINRMMIALAEQGQVVARLKGGDPFLFGRGGEEMLALQGAGIAVEIVPGITSGIAVPASIGIPVTHREYTHGVTFVTGHTQDEESPNWSALAATGTTLVIYMGIKHLPEIVSDLLKAGMPANTPVAAIQHGTLPEQQHIVSTLDMLPMAVKQAGLASPAIIVVGDVVRLAKANHQEIETQFAEHLAA; from the coding sequence ATGAACAAAGGTAAGGTTTATTTAATAGGCGCTGGCCCTGGTGATACAGAGCTGATCACCATCAAAGCGGTGAATGCATTGGCATTAGCGCAAGTGGTACTGATTGATGATCTGGTCAATCGTGCACTGCTGGCTTATGCGCCTAATGCCCGCGTGATAGAGGTGGGCAAGCGTGGCGGATGTAAATCAACACCGCAGCACTTTATCAACCGCATGATGATTGCGCTGGCGGAACAAGGCCAGGTTGTCGCAAGACTTAAAGGTGGCGATCCGTTTCTGTTTGGCCGTGGTGGTGAAGAGATGCTGGCGCTGCAAGGCGCTGGTATTGCTGTAGAGATCGTGCCTGGCATCACCAGTGGTATTGCCGTGCCCGCCAGTATCGGTATTCCTGTCACTCACCGTGAATATACGCATGGCGTGACTTTCGTGACTGGCCATACACAAGATGAAGAAAGCCCGAATTGGTCTGCATTGGCGGCTACAGGCACAACGCTAGTGATTTATATGGGCATCAAGCATTTGCCAGAAATCGTGAGCGATTTATTGAAAGCAGGAATGCCCGCCAATACTCCAGTCGCGGCGATCCAGCATGGCACGCTGCCCGAGCAGCAGCATATTGTCAGCACACTAGACATGTTACCGATGGCCGTGAAGCAAGCTGGTTTAGCTAGCCCTGCCATTATCGTGGTGGGCGATGTCGTCAGATTAGCAAAGGCTAATCACCAAGAGATAGAGACACAATTCGCTGAACATCTCGCGGCTTAA
- a CDS encoding porin has translation MQANMRFTLRQVTLSLLIGTAVVSASVHAEESAPLPEYTFMDAIKTGKNLTSFRLRYENVQQDGNAPAPFATRPLEDANAFTLRSLIGWQTAPYHNFSFAAQIINVAKLDDDFNDSTNGTLINAASNQPNKAQYAKVVDPDITDINQLYVDWTGIRNNRVRAGRQQIILDNSRFIGDIGFRQDMQVFDGVSVLSKSIPDTEVYVAHLESVRQINTKTRTDGALEVANVRYRISPTEFLIGYGYFSSFDDLGMGNAWFGAGALNNAGKPNIAANQSNKVLGVRLDGIHPFNPNLRALYTAEYAKQDNYSGGDSRIDADYYKLGGGVGIDNFSIRLDQELLSSNNGLYAFQTPFGTNHLFQGWVDKFLATPKEGIKDTFITGTYKYGDFLFFADYHVFNSDVDFVKATGGKGDRYGTEWNAAATYNYSKNIMTKLEYGEYSEDDQYLATASRIRDTKKLWLTAMYTF, from the coding sequence GTGCAAGCTAATATGAGATTTACCCTACGTCAAGTGACATTGTCTTTGCTGATTGGCACCGCTGTAGTGAGTGCCAGTGTTCATGCGGAAGAGAGTGCCCCCTTACCTGAGTACACGTTTATGGATGCCATCAAAACTGGTAAGAATCTAACCAGCTTCAGGCTGCGTTATGAGAATGTGCAGCAAGATGGTAATGCGCCAGCACCTTTTGCTACCAGACCGCTTGAAGATGCTAATGCATTTACCTTGCGCAGTTTGATTGGCTGGCAGACCGCGCCTTATCATAACTTCAGTTTTGCTGCGCAGATTATCAACGTAGCAAAACTGGATGATGACTTTAACGACAGCACCAACGGCACGCTGATCAATGCTGCATCTAACCAGCCTAACAAGGCGCAGTACGCCAAAGTGGTAGATCCAGACATCACCGACATCAACCAGCTTTATGTCGATTGGACTGGCATTAGAAATAATCGCGTACGTGCAGGTCGTCAGCAGATTATCTTGGATAACTCACGCTTTATTGGTGACATTGGTTTCCGTCAGGATATGCAGGTATTCGACGGCGTATCTGTGCTCAGCAAATCAATTCCAGACACTGAAGTGTATGTAGCTCATCTTGAATCGGTTCGGCAAATCAATACAAAAACCCGCACTGATGGTGCGCTCGAAGTTGCTAACGTTCGCTATCGTATTTCTCCTACCGAGTTCCTAATTGGCTACGGATACTTTTCAAGTTTTGATGATCTGGGTATGGGCAATGCATGGTTTGGCGCAGGTGCTTTGAATAATGCGGGCAAGCCTAATATCGCAGCTAATCAATCCAACAAAGTATTGGGTGTGCGTCTGGATGGTATCCATCCATTCAACCCAAACCTAAGAGCGCTGTACACCGCAGAATATGCCAAGCAGGACAACTACTCTGGCGGCGATTCACGGATTGATGCGGATTACTACAAACTGGGCGGCGGCGTGGGCATTGATAACTTTTCGATTCGTCTCGATCAAGAATTACTCTCTAGCAACAATGGCCTGTACGCATTTCAAACCCCATTTGGTACCAACCATTTATTCCAAGGCTGGGTAGATAAATTCCTGGCAACACCTAAAGAAGGCATTAAAGACACCTTTATCACCGGTACATACAAATACGGCGATTTCCTGTTTTTCGCTGATTACCACGTCTTCAATTCTGATGTCGATTTCGTCAAAGCCACTGGCGGCAAGGGTGACCGCTACGGTACGGAGTGGAATGCGGCTGCTACTTATAATTACAGCAAAAACATCATGACCAAGCTCGAATACGGCGAATATTCAGAAGATGACCAATATCTAGCCACCGCTAGTCGTATTCGCGATACCAAGAAGCTTTGGCTCACTGCGATGTATACATTCTAA
- the nirD gene encoding nitrite reductase small subunit NirD, giving the protein MSSWIKIVPLGDIPKLGSRVVRSSKGDIAVFRTEDDKVFALHDKCPHKGGPLSQGIVYGDKVACPLHSWQIHLADGHAVEPDEGQTACFAVKVEDGSVYLEI; this is encoded by the coding sequence ATGAGTAGCTGGATAAAAATTGTCCCACTTGGCGACATCCCAAAACTGGGTTCGCGTGTCGTACGCAGTAGCAAAGGCGATATTGCCGTATTCCGCACAGAAGATGACAAGGTGTTCGCCTTGCACGATAAATGCCCGCACAAGGGTGGGCCACTTTCGCAAGGCATTGTCTATGGCGATAAAGTCGCTTGCCCGCTACATTCGTGGCAAATTCACCTGGCTGATGGCCATGCCGTGGAGCCTGATGAAGGCCAAACTGCCTGCTTTGCCGTGAAGGTAGAAGATGGCAGTGTGTACCTTGAGATTTAA
- a CDS encoding ABC transporter ATP-binding protein, producing the protein MENKTQDTPVTTKPVAERYVQLENVNMTFVTKKGTFEALRNVDFSIQEGEFISIIGHSGCGKSTVLNLIAGLLNPTDGNIFCAGREVAGPGPERAVVFQNHSLLPWLSCFENVYLAVERVFGATEKKEALTARTKAVLELVGLTHAIDKRPNEISGGMKQRVGIARALAMEPKVLLLDEPFGALDALTRAHLQDELMGIMAKSGCTAVMVTHDVDEAVLLSDRIVMMTNGPAATVGEILSVDLARPRKRLELAEDRDYNHLRSEVLKFLYERHAKKAA; encoded by the coding sequence ATGGAAAACAAGACACAAGACACTCCTGTCACTACAAAACCAGTGGCTGAGAGATATGTCCAGCTTGAAAACGTCAACATGACTTTCGTCACTAAAAAAGGCACGTTTGAAGCGCTGCGCAATGTCGATTTCAGCATTCAGGAAGGCGAATTCATCTCGATTATTGGCCATTCTGGATGCGGTAAATCTACCGTTCTGAACCTGATTGCGGGCTTACTAAATCCAACTGATGGCAATATTTTCTGTGCTGGTCGTGAAGTGGCAGGCCCAGGGCCAGAGCGCGCAGTAGTGTTTCAGAACCATTCTTTACTGCCATGGTTGAGTTGCTTTGAGAATGTCTATCTTGCCGTTGAGCGTGTATTTGGCGCGACTGAAAAGAAAGAGGCTTTGACCGCAAGAACCAAAGCCGTGCTTGAGTTGGTCGGTTTAACACACGCCATCGACAAGCGCCCCAACGAAATTTCAGGTGGTATGAAGCAGCGTGTGGGTATTGCCCGTGCCTTGGCAATGGAACCTAAAGTATTGCTGCTGGACGAGCCATTTGGCGCGCTGGATGCCTTGACGCGTGCCCATCTGCAAGATGAGTTGATGGGCATCATGGCGAAATCTGGCTGTACCGCAGTGATGGTGACACATGATGTAGATGAGGCAGTTTTACTCTCGGACCGCATCGTCATGATGACCAATGGCCCAGCCGCCACAGTCGGTGAAATCCTCAGTGTTGATCTGGCGCGCCCAAGAAAACGTCTGGAGCTGGCTGAAGATCGTGATTACAACCATCTACGCAGTGAAGTGCTCAAGTTCTTGTATGAGCGCCACGCAAAAAAGGCAGCATAA
- a CDS encoding nitrate reductase — protein MSAIPIQAKEVKSTCCYCGVGCGVLIQTEQGRITGVRGDPDHPANFGRLCTKGSTLHLSTRPEARLLYPELRRNRTDVRQRASWDESLDYVAERFAAIIREHGPDAVAFYISGQLLTEDYYVFNKLAKGLIGTNNVDTNSRLCMSSAVSGYKATLGADAPPACYEDIDHAACLFIAGSNTAYAHPILYRRIEDAKAKNPEMKIIVVDPRLTDTAQSADLHLAILPGTDVALFNGMLHVMLWEGLLDMAYINAHTEGFEALKNTVREYTPKMVADICGIKEADIITASKWFGAGPTLSMYCQGLNQSTSGTDKNAALINLHLATGQIGKPGAGPFSLTGQPNAMGGREVGGMANLLSGHRDLANPEHRAEVAKLWGIESVPEQPGKTAVEIFKAIGDGSIKAVWIACTNPAQSMPDLSSVLAALDKAELVVLQEAFQGTETTSYADVILPASSWGEKEGTVTNSERRITHLNPAVTPPVEARHDWEIATDFALRLGRLLDTTKDAAKLFPYTRPEHIFNEHRETTRGRDLDITGISYGLLDESGPQLWPFPEGSDTGVKRLYTDGIFQKENGKAQFVNTIYKSTAEKTDARHPLHLTTGRLRDQWHGMSRTGTVAQLFNHAEEPIISMNLGDMKRRSIEAGSLVKVSNKRGSLILRAQPSDEMMPAQTFIPMHWGSQFMNCLGSNALMPSAFDKTSKQPELKHAAIKIEKVELPWQMMVMRVCHDLHLLQNIRTLLKHFDYASCGLYGRGDGMVILRASHNVTPDDGIIQQLDEMLGMTEGMPMLNYNDSKRGISKRILVENKQVTGVRLIGEILAAEWLREVMTQGEFTEQLHLWALAPLSTPPTGNGSRGKIICNCVDVAENTIVDNIARGADLITLKNKLKCGTECGSCVPELNRLIKLHAPAISKFND, from the coding sequence GTGTCGGCAATACCAATTCAAGCAAAAGAAGTTAAATCCACCTGCTGTTACTGCGGTGTTGGTTGCGGTGTGCTGATTCAAACCGAGCAGGGCAGAATCACTGGGGTGCGCGGCGACCCCGATCACCCAGCCAACTTCGGGCGTTTATGTACCAAGGGTTCCACGCTACACCTATCTACCAGACCTGAAGCACGCTTGCTTTATCCTGAGCTACGTCGCAACCGTACTGACGTGAGGCAACGTGCAAGTTGGGATGAGTCGCTGGATTACGTCGCTGAACGGTTTGCGGCCATCATCCGCGAGCATGGCCCAGATGCGGTGGCTTTCTATATTTCAGGCCAGCTGCTGACCGAAGATTACTATGTGTTCAACAAGCTGGCGAAAGGCTTGATTGGCACGAACAACGTCGATACCAACTCCCGCCTTTGCATGTCATCCGCGGTCAGTGGTTATAAGGCCACATTAGGCGCGGATGCGCCACCTGCCTGTTATGAAGATATCGACCATGCGGCCTGCTTGTTTATCGCTGGCTCAAATACAGCCTACGCGCACCCGATTTTGTATCGCAGGATTGAAGACGCCAAAGCCAAAAACCCAGAGATGAAGATCATCGTGGTTGACCCACGGCTGACTGACACTGCGCAATCGGCGGATTTACATCTAGCCATTCTGCCCGGCACCGATGTCGCGCTCTTCAACGGCATGCTGCATGTCATGCTGTGGGAAGGCTTGCTGGATATGGCTTACATCAATGCCCATACAGAAGGCTTTGAGGCGCTGAAAAACACAGTCCGCGAATACACCCCAAAGATGGTGGCTGATATTTGCGGCATCAAAGAAGCAGACATCATTACCGCTTCCAAATGGTTTGGCGCTGGTCCTACGCTTTCTATGTACTGCCAGGGGCTGAATCAATCCACCAGCGGCACTGACAAGAATGCTGCGCTAATCAATCTCCATCTGGCGACAGGGCAGATCGGCAAGCCAGGCGCAGGCCCATTCTCCTTGACTGGTCAGCCCAATGCCATGGGTGGACGCGAAGTTGGCGGCATGGCTAATCTGCTTTCAGGCCATCGCGATCTGGCTAACCCCGAGCACCGCGCTGAGGTGGCGAAGTTATGGGGCATAGAAAGCGTGCCCGAGCAGCCAGGCAAAACCGCGGTAGAAATCTTCAAGGCTATTGGCGATGGCAGTATTAAAGCAGTCTGGATTGCCTGTACCAATCCAGCACAATCAATGCCAGATTTAAGCAGTGTTTTAGCGGCATTGGACAAAGCCGAGTTAGTCGTGCTGCAAGAAGCGTTTCAGGGCACAGAAACTACAAGTTATGCTGATGTCATATTGCCTGCCAGTAGCTGGGGGGAAAAAGAAGGCACGGTGACTAATTCCGAGCGCCGTATTACGCACTTGAATCCAGCAGTAACGCCACCTGTTGAGGCACGTCATGATTGGGAAATCGCCACCGACTTTGCCCTCAGGTTAGGCCGCTTGCTCGACACAACCAAAGATGCAGCCAAGCTATTCCCCTATACCCGTCCAGAACATATTTTTAACGAACACCGCGAAACAACGCGTGGTCGTGACCTTGATATTACGGGCATCAGCTATGGCTTGTTAGATGAATCTGGGCCGCAGCTATGGCCGTTTCCCGAAGGCAGTGATACTGGTGTGAAGCGCCTGTATACCGATGGCATATTTCAGAAAGAAAACGGTAAAGCGCAGTTTGTTAACACCATTTATAAATCTACCGCTGAAAAAACCGATGCACGACATCCTTTGCATTTGACCACTGGCAGGCTGCGTGACCAGTGGCATGGCATGAGCCGCACAGGCACAGTAGCGCAGTTGTTTAACCATGCGGAAGAACCCATTATTTCCATGAATCTGGGCGATATGAAACGTCGCTCGATTGAAGCTGGCAGCTTGGTAAAAGTCAGCAATAAACGAGGTAGTTTGATATTGCGAGCGCAGCCATCAGACGAAATGATGCCAGCCCAAACCTTTATCCCCATGCACTGGGGCAGCCAGTTTATGAATTGCCTTGGCAGTAATGCGCTCATGCCTAGTGCATTTGATAAAACTTCGAAACAGCCCGAGCTAAAACATGCGGCCATCAAGATTGAAAAGGTCGAGCTACCATGGCAAATGATGGTGATGCGCGTTTGCCATGATCTGCATCTGCTACAAAATATCCGCACATTGCTCAAGCACTTTGACTACGCCAGCTGTGGTCTCTATGGCCGTGGCGATGGCATGGTGATTCTACGCGCCAGCCACAATGTCACTCCAGATGACGGCATTATTCAGCAACTGGATGAAATGCTGGGCATGACAGAAGGTATGCCGATGCTTAATTACAACGATTCCAAACGTGGTATTTCCAAGCGCATTCTGGTAGAAAATAAACAGGTGACGGGTGTGCGTTTGATTGGTGAAATCCTCGCTGCAGAATGGCTACGCGAAGTGATGACCCAAGGTGAGTTCACTGAGCAGTTACACCTCTGGGCACTTGCACCGCTAAGTACTCCGCCAACTGGCAATGGCAGTCGCGGCAAGATTATCTGCAATTGCGTGGACGTTGCAGAAAATACAATTGTCGACAATATCGCTCGTGGCGCTGATTTGATTACCTTGAAAAACAAACTCAAATGCGGCACTGAATGCGGCTCATGCGTACCAGAGTTGAATCGGCTAATTAAATTACATGCGCCAGCAATATCAAAATTTAATGATTGA
- the nirB gene encoding nitrite reductase large subunit NirB translates to MQKMKLVVVGNGMAGMRVVEELLKIAPDLYDITVFGDEPYPNYNRIMLSPVLANEQTIDDIILNTREWYAEHNITLHTNARVDRIYRESRVVYAEDGTSAPYDRLLIATGSKPFMLPIPGAELTGVIGYRDIKDTNDMIATAKKHKHAVIIGGGLLGLEAANGLKIQGMEVTVIHKNDWLLERQLDKTAGKMLQLSLEAKGLKFVLNANTKQLIGHESGEDQGRVKAVQLDDGTELSADLVVMAVGIRPNYALAESAGIYCNRGIVVNDTMQTYDPRVYAVGECVSHRGTSYGLVAPLFEMAKVCATHLANFGIGLYKGSVTSTKLKVTGIDLFSAGDFSGGEDTEEIVLHDAVGGVYKKLIIKDDKIIGSVLYGDTADGAWYFQMLRDRKPIHEIRDMLMFGEDSLGNTGHSGQDKAAAMTDEMEVCGCNGVCKGTIVKAIKEKGLFTIDDVKKQTKAASSCGSCTGLVEQILASTLGGGYAPPSTSKVVCGCTDKNHEEVRAEIRQHKYLNIPDAMKGMSWRTPNGCATCRPALNYYLLSTWPHEAVDDPQSRFINERVHANIQKDGTYSVIPRMYGGVTTPDQLRKIADVADKYAVPMVKVTGGQRIDLLGVKKEDLTSMWADLDMPSGYAYAKGLRTVKTCVGSEFCRFGTQDSTKLGIEIEKAFDHMWAPHKVKFAVSGCPRNCAESGIKDVGIIGVDSGWELYVGGNGGIKTEVAQFLCKVKTAEEVIEYSGAFIQIYREEARYLDRTVHWIHRVGLDYVKQRVLDDAEGRKAAFERLLYALQGATNPWAERVEKRSEHKEFDIISVTA, encoded by the coding sequence ATGCAAAAAATGAAATTAGTGGTAGTTGGCAATGGCATGGCAGGTATGCGAGTGGTTGAAGAGCTGCTCAAAATAGCGCCTGACCTCTATGACATCACCGTCTTTGGCGATGAGCCGTACCCGAATTACAACCGCATTATGCTGTCGCCCGTGTTGGCGAATGAACAGACGATAGACGACATTATCCTCAATACGCGTGAGTGGTATGCCGAACACAATATCACCCTGCATACCAATGCGCGCGTAGATAGAATTTATCGTGAAAGCCGCGTGGTATATGCCGAAGACGGCACCAGCGCACCTTATGATCGCCTGCTCATTGCCACTGGTTCCAAGCCATTTATGCTGCCTATCCCGGGTGCTGAGCTAACAGGTGTGATTGGCTATCGTGATATTAAAGATACCAACGATATGATCGCAACCGCCAAAAAGCACAAGCATGCAGTAATCATCGGCGGTGGCTTGCTAGGGCTTGAAGCGGCCAATGGGCTCAAGATTCAAGGCATGGAAGTTACAGTCATCCACAAAAATGACTGGCTGCTCGAACGCCAACTCGACAAAACCGCAGGCAAGATGCTGCAACTTTCCTTAGAAGCTAAAGGCCTTAAATTTGTGCTGAATGCCAATACCAAACAGCTGATTGGGCATGAGTCAGGCGAAGATCAGGGACGTGTGAAAGCCGTTCAACTAGATGATGGCACTGAGCTGTCAGCAGACTTAGTAGTGATGGCAGTTGGTATTCGGCCCAATTATGCACTAGCCGAATCAGCAGGCATTTATTGCAATCGCGGCATTGTGGTGAATGACACCATGCAGACCTATGATCCGCGTGTTTATGCTGTGGGCGAATGTGTTTCGCATCGCGGCACTTCATATGGCTTGGTTGCGCCATTATTTGAGATGGCCAAGGTTTGCGCGACCCATCTCGCGAACTTTGGCATTGGCCTATACAAGGGTTCTGTCACTTCCACCAAGCTTAAAGTTACAGGCATTGATCTTTTCTCCGCGGGCGACTTTAGCGGCGGCGAAGACACTGAAGAAATCGTATTGCACGATGCTGTCGGTGGCGTCTATAAAAAGCTCATCATCAAAGACGACAAGATCATCGGTAGCGTGCTGTATGGTGATACTGCGGATGGTGCCTGGTATTTCCAGATGCTGCGCGACCGCAAGCCGATTCATGAAATTCGCGACATGCTGATGTTTGGTGAAGATAGTCTGGGTAATACAGGGCACTCAGGGCAAGACAAAGCTGCGGCGATGACTGATGAGATGGAAGTCTGCGGCTGTAACGGCGTATGCAAAGGCACGATTGTTAAAGCCATTAAAGAAAAGGGCCTGTTCACGATTGATGATGTGAAGAAACAGACCAAAGCGGCTTCAAGTTGCGGTTCTTGCACTGGTTTGGTTGAGCAGATTCTGGCTTCAACCCTGGGTGGCGGCTATGCACCGCCATCCACCAGTAAAGTCGTGTGTGGCTGCACCGATAAAAACCACGAAGAAGTGCGTGCAGAAATCCGCCAGCACAAATACCTGAATATTCCAGATGCGATGAAAGGCATGAGTTGGCGCACGCCTAACGGTTGTGCCACTTGCCGACCAGCCCTTAACTACTATTTGCTTTCCACCTGGCCGCACGAAGCGGTGGATGATCCGCAATCACGGTTCATCAATGAGCGTGTACACGCCAATATCCAGAAAGATGGTACTTACTCGGTGATTCCCCGCATGTATGGCGGCGTTACGACGCCAGACCAGTTACGCAAGATCGCTGATGTGGCAGATAAATATGCGGTGCCTATGGTGAAAGTCACAGGCGGTCAACGTATCGACTTGCTGGGTGTTAAAAAGGAAGACTTGACCAGCATGTGGGCTGATCTGGATATGCCTTCTGGCTATGCCTATGCCAAAGGTTTGCGGACCGTAAAAACTTGCGTTGGCTCTGAATTTTGCCGCTTTGGTACGCAAGATTCCACCAAGCTAGGTATCGAAATCGAAAAAGCCTTTGACCACATGTGGGCACCGCACAAAGTTAAATTCGCAGTCTCAGGTTGCCCACGTAATTGTGCTGAATCAGGTATCAAGGATGTGGGCATCATCGGCGTTGATTCAGGCTGGGAGCTTTATGTAGGTGGCAACGGCGGTATCAAAACTGAAGTAGCGCAATTTCTCTGCAAAGTAAAAACGGCGGAAGAAGTCATTGAGTATTCTGGCGCGTTTATCCAGATTTATCGTGAAGAAGCGCGCTATCTAGACCGCACCGTGCACTGGATACATCGCGTTGGTCTGGATTACGTCAAACAACGTGTACTGGACGATGCTGAAGGTCGCAAAGCTGCATTTGAACGCTTGTTGTATGCGCTTCAAGGCGCTACCAACCCTTGGGCTGAGCGTGTGGAAAAACGCAGCGAGCACAAAGAATTCGACATCATTTCAGTCACGGCTTGA